Part of the Mangifera indica cultivar Alphonso chromosome 4, CATAS_Mindica_2.1, whole genome shotgun sequence genome, GGATCTCAGTCGCGGATCCACCACAGCCATCTTGATAACCagcttttttctttctccaatgGACCCCACATCTCGTCCGGCCGTTGTCATCGATAACGGCACTGGGTATATCTCTCGTTTTATATCCgtttgcatatttttttttttttgtatatgtttAGTTTTGTGTCGATAAAACTGCGTACAATGTGTTTGATGAAATGTGCGAATTGGGTTTTGCttacattttgatttttatcattttctgtttgtgatttttttttttttccaatcatGTTTATTTGCGTCTTTGCAGGTATACTAAGATGGGTTTTGCGGGGAACGTAGAGCCTTGTTTTATTCTTCCAACAGTTGTAGCAGTCAACGAGTCATTTCTAGATCAATCAAGAACGTCCTCGAAGGCCAATTGGCTTGCGCAATACAACGCAGGCGTGATGGCAGACCTTGATTTTTTTATCGGTGATGAAGCATTCACGAAGTCGCGATCTAGTAGTATTTATAATCTTAGTTATCCTATTAGGCATGGCCAAGTCGATAATTGGGATGCTATGGAGCGGTATTGGCAACaatgtatatttaattacttgCGGTGTGATCCCGAGgatcattattttttgttaacagAGAGTCCACTTACTGCACCGGAGAGTAGAGAGTACACTGGTGAGATTATGTTTGAGACTTTTAATGTTCCGGGCCTATATATTGCAGTGAATTCGGTGCTTGCTCTTGCAGCTGGTTACACGGCATCTAAGGTTGGTGTTTTAGGCTTGATAACTATATCGTTTTAGTGCCTTTATGAGCGTTAAATTTACTAGGAttaaattgtgttatttttttgaattatatttgctTTTGGTGAAGCCTCTGTACGGCTATATAATGGTTGAACAGGATGTTGTCTTCTTTTTTGGGCAGCAAGTTTGCTTAAACAATTGTAGGGTGACTAAAAAAGAATGATCACTTTCATCCATGAGAGCTACATTTAGTTTTTGAGAAATTATAGTAAATTTTGCTCTAATAGTGTTCTTACAAATAAAGGGATTGAACTCTACAGGCAAAAAATTCTTACTTCTGAACTGTTTCCACTTCCCATAGAACAGAATAAATTCTGCTGCTAATTAAGCTTAGTTTCAGTTTCCTTTAGCAATGCAAGTAGTAATATCATGAACTTAGTGATACAAGGCCTTAGTAATCAGTTTGAATAATCGAAGgcattttttctttcaatatatgtggatgattttgGCCAGAATTAATTCCCTAATATACTGGACTTGGCCATGGACATTCCTTGTGAAGATTCTGTGAGTGTGGGTTTTTACTAAAATGttggatataaataatgtttatctgagtaattttatttgctccaatatatagaaaaaaagagGAGAATATTTAACAAACATACAGCTAACAAAAATTTACTGGAGTACCCAATTTTCCTGGAATACTGAGTAGATGTAGGGGTATTAGATTACTTGAGTGAGCTTTTATGATTTGGTGGTTCTTGAATTTACAGTTTAAAAGCCTGCATTTTCTTGTTActtttaatgataatattaataatgttattatcattctattttattttatcttttaattaataattaaaaaaaatctaaccgAAATCAAGATCTgcattatttcttctttataaTTCTTGATTCTTCGCAATCCTTTACTTTTAGATTTGACCTGTAGTTCCCTTTAGTGTGAGATGACAGGTGTTGTTGTGGATGTTGGAGATGGGGCCACTCATGTTGTACCGGTTGCAGAAGGTTATGTTATTGGGGGTAGCATCAAGTCGGTTCCTATTGCTGGAAAAGATGTTACTCTCTTCATTCAGCAGCTCATGCGGGTATGTTTGGTTTAGCTCCCTCAgtgtaaattgtaatttttgtggTTTGTGCTTACTTTATGaggtaattattatttttgaataaatatttatgttgcATCTATTTGAATTATGATCTTAAGTAGTTAAGATTCCTGGATTCTAATAAGCCTAGGTTTGTTGGTAAAGCTAAGCCGAACCTTTACAAAAAGTTTTGATCCTTGGCTGGAAAGTTaggattttgatatgtttatagGAGACATAAACTTTACATCCACTAGGATAAAGGAACATGAAAGCAATGCTATGGAAACCTCAAGTATAATGTGCACGATTAGGATTCTTTTTTACTGAAAGCATTTTCCAAAGTTTTAATCTTTGAATCATAAGAGGCTGAATATTGGAAGCATTTGAAAGCCAAGTGTTGAAGACTGAATTCATTTGGTCGTATCCATTAAGCATGTGGCAATTGCCTTGCACTGATGTTTGAGAGAATGAAGATTTTCATTCTTAAGCCTCATTGTTCACCAACTGACTGTAGATTTTGGACACTTCAGTTAcactcaatttgatttttttgcaGTTTCTCATGCATAGACTTTTGATTATAATCTGTGACTCGTTAGATGCTGACATGAAATAATATTAAGTATAGTTCATAAATTTGTTCTGGATGCTGTTtcgtttcataatttaaattttcttttctgccAATTTCTGCTATTTGAAAAGATGCTTCAACCACACAATATTGTCTATTTTGCTAGTAAATTTGGATAAAACATCAACCTCTAGAAATAATTGTGTGGTAccaaaatttatatgttataaatcaaattcaaatctgtAAACCATACAAAGATTGTCCAATACTGACAATCtgttaatttaaatattgttttgtgtAGGAAAGAGGAGAGAATGTACCACCTGAAGATTCATTTGAGGTAGCTCGAAAAGTAAAGGAAATGTATTGCTATACAAGTTCAGACATTGTCAAGGTTTGCTTCCTTTGAAAATTAAGCTGAATTATTTGGTACCTTGTAATTTTCCTAATAATTCCTTTTGACCTTCACAAAGCTGCATGATTCCTTGAATGATTGCAGGAGTACAACAAGCATGACAAAGAACCAGCTAAATATATTAAGCAATGGAGAGGTATCAAACCAAAGACAGGGGCACCTTACACTTGTGATATTGGTTATGAACGATTTCTTGGCCCTGAGGTTTGTTGTATTCTATCAGAagcatttttattgtttgactGAATGACACTTTAGGTATTCCTCCATTGTTAGAAAAGAAGGTTCTGTTTGCTGTTTTTCATGGACATCTTGGTTGGAATTTGCAATGGAAATCCTTTGAAATTATaggaaatattgttttgattgatgTCAGTCATTAATGAATTAGCAATGAACTTTTTGCTTGGTGAGTTGCTGTGCTTTCTGCTGGCGAACTTGTTCTGATGAATTTCCTTGCTTGTTTGACAGATATTCTTTAACCCAGAGATCTATAGCAGCAATTTTACCACTCCTTTACCAGCTGTAATAGACAAGTGTATCCAGTCTGCTCCAATTGACACAAGAAGGGCATTGTATAAGGTATAGATAGAATCAGGAAGAGAAAAGAATGCATATTTTGGTTCTTAGACAAGATTAATGAAACTATAGAAATTATTTCTATTAGATGGTTCTGGTGGGACTAATACTTGTGACCTTTTGCTTTGTTGGTTAGACCATCAAAAGTGTTGGTTTAAATTTACCAGCGCcttcaattatataaattgtattcTGATTTTCTTTAACATTTCTTATGTTTGTAtttcctaaattattatcatgatTCTATGAGGGTATTTGAACTTCTAAATGTTCATCAAGAGATGTTTGCTCTCATTCATGCACGTAGATCTAGTGTGCTTGGAACTGGCATTTTTGTGGATATGTTATGGTAGTGATTTTGGAAAAGTTAAACCTGTAATAGACTCATATTTCTTGAAccttttgaatttattgttttggGTTGTTATTTCAGAATATAGTTTTAGCTGGAGGATCAACCATGTTTAAGGACTTCCACAGAAGGTTGCAACGGGATTTGAAGAAGATTGTGGACGCTCGGGTTCTTGCATCTGATGCTCGACTTGGTGGTGAATTAAAAGTAATTGATTAATGTTAATTATCATTCACTTTAACttcattatcaaatattttttttattattaacatttttagaAGATTAGCTGATCATCTGCATTTGATTCTAGGCACAACCTGTGGAAGTTAATGTTGTCAGCAATTCTATCCAGAGATTTGCAGTTTGGTTTGGTGGTTCAGTACTTGCATCAACACCTGAATTTTTTGCGGTATGGATCTGCAATCTATGTTTGTTTATATTGTCATATGTCAAAGTTCTTCCTCCATTTCTGCAGAGTCACACTGTTACTATCGCCTTAGATATAAAGGTGCTCCTTGATCTAGGGCTGACATTTAAAGAATTGTTTGTGATATGCCTTTTCACCTGCTATCTGGAATCCATCAATAATATCTTTGTCTATTTATTGATCTAGTCAATTGTGAATGAATAGGACTTTCAGTGCTAGTTGAATTTGAGATCTGATTGTGTAATCTTGTTGATAATGTATATGAATGGCCTGAAATTCTGGTTCGGTTTTGACCAATAGAAGATATGGGGAAACTCTACTGTGAATGACTTGCTAAAATGTTGCTTCTGAAAGTTGTATGATCACTTACACCTACCCATAACACTCGTATGGTTCTTAAGGAGACTGTCACAGATAGCTCCTTCTGAAGTGCTTTATTAGTTTTGATGGAccttttttttgtgtaaaattgGGTTAGATCAAGGGCTTCTTTGTTATATTGTTGGAGACAGGATGGGGACATTCAATGACTTCACAAGCTGCTTATGCAGATATAGACATACATGACTTTTTTAGTTCTCTGTTGTTGATTATCAGTTTTTCTTGTGTTGATCAACACTGCTATAATTCTTACATggaatttattgattaaaaagtTTCTGCTCCTTGTACAGGCCTGCCATACAAAAGAAGAGTATGAGGAATATGGAGCTAGCATCTGCCGCTCAAATCCTATCTTCAAGGGGATGTACTGATAAGAAGAATGATTTCTGATGATTGCTTGGCAGGCATTTCTGGATGTTGTTCCATCAATTGCCTAAGCCTCATTGCCCTCCTCTTATCTTTGCTTCTTGCTAAATGTTAATCGTGGATGAGAAATATTCCAAAATACAGGGGAAAAAATAAGTTTCCTGTATTCATTCATTGACTAGGGAGCTGAAGAGGGGTATTTCTCATCTTGCCAATAGGACGCCGCAATTTGGTTGCATGGCCCAAGTAGGCCATGCTGGCACTTGACCAGATAAGAATTAGATAAATATCATCAGAGCTGAATTGCATTTTAAGTGTTAAGCTTAGAGGGATATgatacatttttatttgtattttttatttttttcctttttcaattgGTTGGGAGAGATAATTCAGTAAGGTACATTTTGAGGTAGGAAGTTTCATTCATATTATTTGGAGTATTGGAAGTACCATTTGAGTTAAATGTGAATTCAATTTCTATATCCTCTTGTAGTTATATATTCTGGACATTGTAGGAATTTTCAGAAACTTTTACAATTTTGATGATTGTTAGAAATCTCGGTTATTGTGAATTATCAATGACAACGGTA contains:
- the LOC123214800 gene encoding actin-related protein 3-like; the encoded protein is MDPTSRPAVVIDNGTGYTKMGFAGNVEPCFILPTVVAVNESFLDQSRTSSKANWLAQYNAGVMADLDFFIGDEAFTKSRSSSIYNLSYPIRHGQVDNWDAMERYWQQCIFNYLRCDPEDHYFLLTESPLTAPESREYTGEIMFETFNVPGLYIAVNSVLALAAGYTASKCEMTGVVVDVGDGATHVVPVAEGYVIGGSIKSVPIAGKDVTLFIQQLMRERGENVPPEDSFEVARKVKEMYCYTSSDIVKEYNKHDKEPAKYIKQWRGIKPKTGAPYTCDIGYERFLGPEIFFNPEIYSSNFTTPLPAVIDKCIQSAPIDTRRALYKNIVLAGGSTMFKDFHRRLQRDLKKIVDARVLASDARLGGELKAQPVEVNVVSNSIQRFAVWFGGSVLASTPEFFAACHTKEEYEEYGASICRSNPIFKGMY